CGTGATGGCGGCGTAACATCAATGTCCACGTGTGTGAGGGTCTTTTCCCCGCTGCTGTGACGCAAGGGGAACCAGGATTCCAAGGAAGCGGAAGTGATGGCCGATATTGCATCACGGTATATAAAGCGCGTATCATAATGATCCGCGTAATAGTTGAGGACCACTCTTTTTATGAGTGTCTCGAAGATATGCTCCAGATTATTATCCGGCTTTTCCAATATACCGATAGCGAGGTAGTCCGGATAGTGACGATAGCGTGGAACGTGGTACGTCAGGCCATGGGAAGACTCCATGAGGGGAGATACCAGGGGAATCGTGTGGTCCATGGCCTTCTTTAGGTCGTAGCTGTATCCTCCCCAGGTCACCGGCGTGAGACCCACGAGCAGGTCGCTCTGGATGATGGAAGCCGCGATCTCTCGATGGGGACCTGGCATCTTGCATATTCCCGGCGTTTTCAGCCAGCAGTCAAACTCCCCGCCACACGGTGGAATCTTCATATCGCTCAAATAATACGTCTTTACCGAATAGCCCTTTTGTTCGAGGAACGAGTTGAGCGTCCAGGTAAAGATGGAAGTTTCATTTTCGGCTGTTCCCACTAATACCGTCGCTTTCATAGCATCCTCCTAAGACAGCCTTCCGGCCATTTCCGGAAGTGAGCTATCAGTATAGGTCTTTTGTTTCGACGTTGTAAGCCCGGATCGAACTGCCTTCATTGCCGCCCGCATGAGCTTGAAAGGCGCAACCTTTGCGTCAACCTGATCGATGGTTCCCGCCATGTACAGGTTCAAGTCTTCTGAGTAATAGAGGAAGGAGCCGGTAGAGCCTGAATGGCCCCACAGGGGAGGCACTCCAAAGATTCTTGACGACAATGGCGGCATTTTGAACAGCATGGTGCCGTAGCCGTAACGAAGGGGAAAATGCCAGGAGCGCCAGTCATGCATCGCCTGCACTGTTTCGCCTCGAATGATGCGTCCCTCGTTGAGTGCTTTCAAGAACACGATCATCTCCTCCGCAGTGGAAACGATCCCTCCCTCTGCCCAGTAGGCCCCATTTGAGCGCGTTTTCGTGATATTCATATCTTTGTAGAATACATCCGCCGGATCAGATGAAGGGGCAAGCGGCTTCGAGCGGCCGATCATCCACGTGTGGGTAAGGCCGAGGGGACGGAAGAACAATTCGTCGAAAACGACGTGAAGCGGTTTCCCCGTTGCGGCTTCGATAATTTTTCCCAATAGCTGGAAATTCGTATCCGAATAAGATGTGCGAGTGCCCGGAGCGAAGTTAGGCCGTAAGTCCTTTCTGGCTCTCTCTATGGTCTCCTCCACGGTCCATGGACGTTCCGGCTGTTCTATGAATACTTCAAAGAGATTCTTCCCTCCTTTGGGTTTTTCATCGTAGTAGTCGGCTATACCCGAAGTGTGCGAGACAAGCTGCCTGATCGTGATTTTCGAAGAGTAGTCCGTTCCCTCATAAACATGGATACCACGGATGAGTTTGTCCGGCAGGTACTTGGACATCGGATCGTCAAGGGAAAGTGCGCCTGATTCGGAGAGGCGCATGATGGCGGTTGCGGTATAGAGCTTTGTGACGCTGGCGATATATATGGGGGTATCCTTTGTCATAGGCGCCTGCCCGTTTTGGTGCCCGATACCGGCGGCCCCGGACCAGTTGAGCGAGCCGTCGCCTTTTGCCACGGCCAGCACGCAGTTTCTCACCGATTTGTCGTTCAGGACAAAACCAGCGACCAAGGCCTCCAATTTCTGGTCTGTATTATCGAAAGACCGTCCGGAACATTGAGGTAGTGTCGTCAGCAATCCTATAGAGACCGCAACGATGGCAAATAATCTTGTTATCCCTTTAGAACTCAGCATAATTGTCCTCCTGATCTTTGGACACGACCGCTCTTTTCCCATTGTACAACCAAAGGCCGGAAAAGGCGAGATGGCAAGGTGCTTATATATTGGATTCCGTATGTCCTGGCTATTGTCAAATTTCATGGGATCACCTGACAGCCTTATCCGCAACAGCTAACGCGACACGCATTTCGCCCACCCTGCCGTTTTGCGTCCATGCGTTCTTGTTTATGATCGTCTGAACCCCGTAGGGCACCAACGCTATTGCCATAAGCGAGGAGGCAGAGAGACTCACAATTTCGGCCCCATCAGGGGTGCAGAGCAACAGCATGCCCATAAGGAACAGGGCGCTCTGCCACCGGGGGATCGTTCTTGTCCTGAGGAGCGCGATACACTGAATGGCAAACCCCAGAGGCATACAGACGATGCCCCACGTCATGACCATCCAACCCTTTCTCGAAAACATGGCCACGAGCCCCGGTATCATCTGAGCGAACTCCTGATCGGATACTGTGTCGACTGCGCTCATGGTGAGACAAAGTGCCCCCTTTAAAGTGGCGAGCATAAGCACGCCCCAGATCGCAAGCGCAGCGCCGATGAGACCGGCCCATGCGACAGACGTATCTTCCAGCTTCCTCATGAAGCGTAGGGCTACCGCCACGAGAAGGATCGTGCTGAATAGATCCAGCGCGTGACCCAGTTGCATGAGATCGGCATGGCGTGCCCTGAGTACCAGGGCCCGTGCAGAAAGCACATGGGGATTCAATAAATGCGGATGAAGAGCAAACGCCACTACGAAAAGGAGCGGGAACAGAATGAAGGCGAGACCCGTTCCGATGCGTTTAATGTTTTCCAAATCTGACAAGGTTGGCGCTGTTACCGTTTTCATCTTATTCTCCTTTCTCCCGGTTGGGAGGGATGAGGGCGAGTATTCGAAGGCACAGCACGAACCTATGCCCCCCATCTTCATGCAACTGTAGAACCTTTGATGTCGACCACGGCCAAGAAATACTTTCATCTGGCCCTCGTATACGCGAGGAGATACGAATAACTCCTCAGCCACATAATGCCGGTGCCAAGGCCGGAAACGAGAAGCATGAACACCACAAAGGTGATTCCTTTAACCCTTGCCGGGTCCGTGGCTCTCATGAATCCGTAATAGTATTGGGCGCCGAAGAAGAAAAGGAACAGAAAAAAGCTCAGGACAGATCCTGGTATTTGAAGATGGCGCCCCTTTTTATCTGCGACAAGAACAAACCTGCGGCTTTCCAGCCAACCGATGATAATCCCCGTACCGATGGCCAGGCCCCACGGTAATATGTAAAGGACATGGTCTCCGATGCGACCGATAAGCGTATAAAGCGACAAAAGCGTGAATATACAGGGAGGGATAAGCAATCTGAACATAGGTACGCGACGTGGTCTGGTGGCTTTGATGCCTGCGTACAGGACGTAAACGAATGCAAGAAAAACCCACCATGGGGTATGTTTGAGAATTCCGATAAAAGTTTCCATGTATTCCTCCTTTTGTGACCTGACGAGGTCAGATCAGTAGTTGATCCCGGTCTTCGTTGCGCTTAAATGCCATCCGTCTTTCCTGCTCTATCCACACGGAGTGATGAACCAGACCGAAAAGCTTGAGCGCCGAGACGAGCTGGAAGGCGAGCTGACTTCCGTCCGTCGCCGTCTCTGAGGTTTCCCATGTCAGATGGATTGCAAGATCAGTTTCGACAGTGGCGTCGCGATACATGCTCATCTCGAGCAGCCCCTCCGGTGAATCATTCACTTGAAAAGCCGACATGTCAGGCATCCTTTGCTTGTTTGAAGATCTTACATGAATGAGTTCTATCCATCTCATAACCGCCTCCTTTACTAAGATATAGATAAGGCAAGAAGGATGCCATAAACAATTGTCCATAAATATCAACGTGTTTCGTCCATCAGAGAGCCAAAATTACTAAATATCGCAGTATTTTGATTGTGGTATTTCGCAATTTCTAATTGCCAACAGACTGTTTCCATGATATGAGACAATTAAACAAGTCGAGAGAACAACTGCCATCGACATGGCCAACACTGATGCAATCATCTACTTGCAGACCCAGTCCAGAGCGTATCTTCATAGGAAACTACGGAAATTGGCGACTCCAAAGTACAGGCAAAAAACACGGCAAGCATATCCGATTTGCCATGGAGGTAAACATGACGACGCACGAGAAAGACATATTCCAGGAAGTGACCCTCAGGATATGCGGCAGTCTCGATCTTGAGACTGGCATGCGTAGCTGCATCGCATTTCTTCGCCAGGTCATGCCGGCCAAGTGGCTGAGCGTCCATCTCTGGCAGCCGGATCTCGGCGCTGCCAAAACCGTCTTTGTAGCCGACGAAGAAGGGGGTGAAACCGTGGATGTACTCCATCCCCTTTCTATAGAAGTCCGCGAGAAATTCCAGAAGTTCACATTCGGCGAACGGGTTCTCGTCGATCGTGCCGGCCTCGAGCCCGTAGCCGTACATATCGTCAATCGCCCATCGGCTGAGCCCGCTACGTGGTCGGTCGCCCAGTATTTTGTGCCGGCTGAATCATCCCTTATGCTTATGTTCTTGCGGAGCGGAGGCAGGCCTTTGGGAAGCATGGTCGTTTCGGTGGAAGGCTGCGACCGTTACACCGAGGAACACGCGAGACTTCTCGGGAACTTACATGAACCTTTTGCCATTGCCGTGTCCAACGCATTAGAGCATCAGGAGGTTCTCAGGCTTAAAGATATCATTGCCGACGACAACCGCTATCTCCACCGTGAGCTCTTTCGCCTGTCAGGGGACGAAATCGTTGGCTTGGAGTTCGGGCTGAGAGATGTAGCGGAATTGGTGGGACATGTCGCTCCCCTTGACAGCCCGGTGCTTGTCCGAGGAGAAACGGGGGTTGGAAAAGACGTGATCGCGAACGCATTGCATTATTCATCTTCCCGCAAGGACGGTCCGTTTATAAAAGTTAATTGCGGTGCAATTCCGGAGAGCCTCATTGACAGCGAGCTATTCGGCCACGAGAAGGGCTCTTTTACCGGGGCCATCGCCCAGAAACGGGGATGTTTCGAGAGGGCACATCACGGGACCATATTCCTTGACGAGATTGGTGAACTGCCTCCTGCCGCTCAGGTGAGACTGCTCAGGGTGCTGCAATACAAGGAGATTCAGCGAGTGGGTGGTACAGCCTCAATTCCCGTAGACATACGGATCATTACCGCTACACACCGCCCTCTTGAAGAGATGGTCAAGACGGGTAATTTCAGAGAAGACCTTTGGTTTCGGCTCAATGTCTTTCCGATAGTG
This portion of the Syntrophorhabdaceae bacterium genome encodes:
- a CDS encoding NAD(P)H-dependent oxidoreductase, yielding MKATVLVGTAENETSIFTWTLNSFLEQKGYSVKTYYLSDMKIPPCGGEFDCWLKTPGICKMPGPHREIAASIIQSDLLVGLTPVTWGGYSYDLKKAMDHTIPLVSPLMESSHGLTYHVPRYRHYPDYLAIGILEKPDNNLEHIFETLIKRVVLNYYADHYDTRFIYRDAISAITSASLESWFPLRHSSGEKTLTHVDIDVTPPSR
- a CDS encoding serine hydrolase domain-containing protein — protein: MLSSKGITRLFAIVAVSIGLLTTLPQCSGRSFDNTDQKLEALVAGFVLNDKSVRNCVLAVAKGDGSLNWSGAAGIGHQNGQAPMTKDTPIYIASVTKLYTATAIMRLSESGALSLDDPMSKYLPDKLIRGIHVYEGTDYSSKITIRQLVSHTSGIADYYDEKPKGGKNLFEVFIEQPERPWTVEETIERARKDLRPNFAPGTRTSYSDTNFQLLGKIIEAATGKPLHVVFDELFFRPLGLTHTWMIGRSKPLAPSSDPADVFYKDMNITKTRSNGAYWAEGGIVSTAEEMIVFLKALNEGRIIRGETVQAMHDWRSWHFPLRYGYGTMLFKMPPLSSRIFGVPPLWGHSGSTGSFLYYSEDLNLYMAGTIDQVDAKVAPFKLMRAAMKAVRSGLTTSKQKTYTDSSLPEMAGRLS
- a CDS encoding sigma 54-interacting transcriptional regulator, whose translation is MTTHEKDIFQEVTLRICGSLDLETGMRSCIAFLRQVMPAKWLSVHLWQPDLGAAKTVFVADEEGGETVDVLHPLSIEVREKFQKFTFGERVLVDRAGLEPVAVHIVNRPSAEPATWSVAQYFVPAESSLMLMFLRSGGRPLGSMVVSVEGCDRYTEEHARLLGNLHEPFAIAVSNALEHQEVLRLKDIIADDNRYLHRELFRLSGDEIVGLEFGLRDVAELVGHVAPLDSPVLVRGETGVGKDVIANALHYSSSRKDGPFIKVNCGAIPESLIDSELFGHEKGSFTGAIAQKRGCFERAHHGTIFLDEIGELPPAAQVRLLRVLQYKEIQRVGGTASIPVDIRIITATHRPLEEMVKTGNFREDLWFRLNVFPIVIPPLRDRKVDIPALTRHFLRRRSKDLKLPAAPVLAPGAIDQLMAYDWPGNVRELENVLERALILSKGESLVFDRILSPPPKYSARQDGEKGLRSLDDVISSHIMHVLEEVGGKVHGPGGAAEVLGINASTLRSKMNKLGIQYGRQTDI
- a CDS encoding DUF4386 family protein, giving the protein MKTVTAPTLSDLENIKRIGTGLAFILFPLLFVVAFALHPHLLNPHVLSARALVLRARHADLMQLGHALDLFSTILLVAVALRFMRKLEDTSVAWAGLIGAALAIWGVLMLATLKGALCLTMSAVDTVSDQEFAQMIPGLVAMFSRKGWMVMTWGIVCMPLGFAIQCIALLRTRTIPRWQSALFLMGMLLLCTPDGAEIVSLSASSLMAIALVPYGVQTIINKNAWTQNGRVGEMRVALAVADKAVR